A region from the Stygiolobus caldivivus genome encodes:
- a CDS encoding exodeoxyribonuclease III: MKIVSWNVNGLKAITRKGVLEKIIKENDVILLQEIRSNDIPLDLLISGLNIAAFPAKKKGYSGVMSISKLKPLSVIKGLGIEEFDAEGRVLTLEFEKFYVINTYFPRAGDGLSRLDFKLKFDNAIEMFALKLRETKSVIICGDFNAVRNKRDSSFWDENEPGLTPQERDWINNFLEKGFVDCAEKMSKIEYTWRSYRFKWKAMRIDYCLVSEELAVRVSNFQVLKVEGSDHLPIMVELSD, from the coding sequence TTGAAGATAGTCTCATGGAACGTCAATGGATTAAAAGCAATAACTAGAAAAGGAGTACTCGAAAAGATTATAAAAGAAAATGATGTAATTTTACTACAAGAGATCCGTTCTAACGATATACCACTTGACCTACTTATTTCAGGTCTCAATATCGCAGCTTTTCCAGCCAAAAAGAAAGGCTATAGCGGTGTTATGAGTATTAGTAAACTAAAACCGCTATCAGTAATTAAGGGCTTAGGTATAGAAGAGTTCGACGCTGAAGGGAGAGTGCTAACACTGGAGTTTGAAAAATTTTACGTTATTAACACGTACTTTCCGAGAGCTGGTGATGGCCTATCTAGACTGGACTTCAAACTAAAATTCGATAACGCTATTGAAATGTTTGCATTAAAACTTAGAGAAACTAAATCAGTTATTATTTGCGGAGACTTCAATGCCGTAAGGAATAAAAGGGATTCAAGTTTTTGGGACGAGAACGAGCCTGGTCTTACTCCTCAAGAGAGGGATTGGATTAATAATTTCCTAGAAAAGGGCTTTGTAGACTGTGCAGAGAAGATGTCAAAAATAGAATATACGTGGCGGAGCTACAGGTTTAAATGGAAAGCTATGAGGATAGATTATTGTCTAGTTTCAGAAGAACTGGCAGTAAGAGTTTCTAATTTCCAAGTGTTAAAAGTAGAGGGCTCTGACCACCTACCGATTATGGTCGAATTGTCGGATTAA
- a CDS encoding stage II sporulation protein M yields MRLLSKLILIYLVIELAIFLGVSAVPSNSPSTFQQYNSLESSVQNTTYLGKVLTIFPHNLLIATIDFIPIIGIAFFGMSIADTGYVVSVVSTHYGIPGILAGISLLLLPHSAVELPSYAIAVGAGTYMVIRWRDWKRSLLTYIVVPVELFFAALIESSLFYLPDPFIMWLASIPVLIGIYFLYQKIQKYADKISMPASTQVGYWDFGRSQPYYNQFYSLYKESWNRGAAYEAEGQIQPAIDSYWSGILYLLDAIAVKLGLPYISKEDLYRVVQVVSNYYPNVSTLFNKVQADFQVSRDPLIISDLKSLAMMLENAYFNPTIRP; encoded by the coding sequence ATGAGGTTGCTATCAAAGCTAATCTTAATATACCTTGTTATTGAACTTGCGATATTCCTAGGTGTGAGCGCCGTACCCTCTAATAGCCCGTCTACTTTCCAGCAATATAATAGCCTTGAAAGTTCTGTCCAAAATACCACATATTTAGGTAAGGTACTAACGATATTCCCACATAATTTGCTCATAGCAACAATTGACTTTATACCAATTATAGGTATAGCTTTCTTTGGAATGTCGATAGCAGATACTGGTTATGTCGTAAGTGTAGTTTCTACCCATTACGGTATCCCGGGGATCTTGGCCGGTATCTCCCTATTGCTTCTCCCGCACTCTGCGGTAGAACTCCCATCTTATGCCATAGCTGTGGGTGCCGGGACTTATATGGTAATCAGGTGGAGGGATTGGAAAAGGTCTTTATTGACTTACATAGTGGTCCCGGTAGAACTGTTCTTTGCGGCGCTAATAGAGTCCTCCCTATTTTACCTCCCAGATCCGTTTATAATGTGGTTAGCTAGCATACCGGTCTTAATAGGCATTTACTTCCTCTACCAGAAGATACAGAAATACGCTGACAAGATAAGCATGCCAGCTTCTACTCAAGTGGGTTACTGGGATTTCGGTAGGTCTCAGCCCTACTATAACCAATTTTATTCACTTTATAAAGAGAGCTGGAATAGAGGGGCAGCTTATGAAGCTGAGGGTCAAATACAACCAGCTATAGATAGTTACTGGTCTGGGATCTTATATTTGCTCGACGCTATAGCTGTAAAATTGGGCTTACCCTACATTTCGAAGGAAGATTTATATAGAGTCGTGCAAGTAGTTTCTAACTACTACCCTAATGTCTCTACGTTGTTTAACAAGGTACAAGCAGATTTCCAAGTTTCTAGAGACCCGCTCATAATAAGTGACTTAAAGTCGCTCGCTATGATGCTGGAAAATGCTTATTTTAATCCGACAATTCGACCATAA
- a CDS encoding tRNA(Met) cytidine acetyltransferase TmcA — MLEGELKRAEEGYYRLLAIINTKQWRQFLFPILSEFLDKKHKNELSIAYAFHPWIKEAKDRFFEISSLFKGNNVKEILDIDYSDYNKYLGRTFDLVILDTVDDFRPNYISALSDSVRGGGLVIIYSDDIMNNKLFKNSLVKGGLVDSYFENRFLALAKNHEGILVIDDEGSSFRPFTQNAKAPSRLIPKNPKVDIELHKLCISEDQNKSLDEMSFITEGKGKRVLAITAPRGRGKSSVVGLFLSFLVKSREYESIVITSPTYMSSQEMFKFLVKGLKALKISYKALQSKDGKVMEIHSKGITVKWLAPDLAKDYKGDLIVVDEAAAVGLDTINYILNKWEKVILVTTIHGYEGTGKAFLKYLNFLRQKYKFKHITLSFPVRYAKGDPVERFLYDVMLLDAEPKTNTVDQGNVLELERSLLFKNEGLLRQIYGILVTAHYRNSPDDLMILGDLHYQRIFTNNGIGVAQIVEEGNLSQSEINTFLSGGESSGDLIPQRLIKYDRLVDFGALKGWRVMRIAVHPEYQGKGYGSRLLDHILRRAEGEGLDWVGSSFSSDIRVIQFWVKNGFIPVHLSSRKNEGLNGYSIIVIKPLSELASKISGRASELLREKILRTSHQVYFNVNPLTLDTILRSLPVKDTSGEPLPEEYKSKLEAYLSGYLPYNAVADAVHYVLYKYFTYSRERFLDQIEEAVLISRTLQGKSWYHISLYLDIKPRIAEEYMRSALVKLLGKM; from the coding sequence ATGCTGGAAGGTGAACTAAAAAGGGCAGAGGAAGGATACTATAGGTTATTAGCGATTATAAATACAAAACAATGGAGGCAATTTTTATTTCCTATTTTATCTGAATTCTTAGATAAAAAACATAAGAATGAGCTAAGTATAGCTTATGCGTTTCATCCATGGATTAAAGAAGCTAAGGACAGATTTTTTGAAATCTCTTCGCTATTTAAAGGTAATAATGTGAAAGAAATTTTAGACATTGATTACTCAGATTACAATAAATACTTAGGAAGGACTTTTGACCTAGTAATTTTAGATACTGTCGACGACTTTAGGCCTAACTATATTTCAGCACTATCTGATTCAGTCAGAGGCGGTGGCCTAGTGATAATTTATAGTGACGATATTATGAACAATAAGCTGTTCAAAAACTCTCTAGTTAAAGGCGGTCTAGTAGACAGCTACTTTGAAAATAGGTTTCTCGCACTAGCAAAAAACCATGAAGGCATCCTCGTAATAGATGATGAAGGTTCCTCGTTTAGGCCTTTCACGCAGAACGCAAAAGCTCCGAGTAGGTTAATACCTAAAAACCCAAAGGTCGATATCGAGCTTCACAAACTTTGCATCAGTGAAGACCAAAATAAATCTTTAGACGAGATGAGTTTTATTACTGAGGGAAAAGGTAAGAGAGTCCTTGCTATTACAGCGCCAAGGGGAAGAGGGAAAAGTTCTGTGGTAGGACTTTTCCTCTCTTTCTTAGTTAAGAGCCGTGAATACGAGAGCATTGTTATTACTTCTCCTACTTATATGTCGTCTCAAGAGATGTTTAAGTTCCTAGTTAAAGGTCTGAAGGCCCTAAAAATTAGCTACAAAGCGTTGCAGTCTAAAGACGGAAAGGTTATGGAAATACATTCTAAGGGTATTACGGTAAAGTGGTTAGCCCCCGATCTAGCTAAGGACTATAAGGGAGATCTAATAGTCGTTGATGAGGCCGCTGCAGTAGGATTAGATACTATAAATTATATCTTAAATAAATGGGAAAAGGTAATACTAGTGACTACCATTCACGGTTATGAAGGGACGGGCAAGGCTTTTTTGAAGTATTTAAACTTTCTAAGGCAAAAATATAAATTTAAACACATTACGTTGAGTTTTCCCGTTAGATACGCTAAAGGCGACCCGGTAGAAAGGTTTCTTTATGACGTGATGCTCTTAGACGCCGAGCCGAAAACTAATACAGTAGATCAAGGGAATGTGCTAGAACTAGAGAGAAGTTTACTCTTTAAAAACGAAGGGTTATTAAGGCAAATTTACGGTATCTTAGTAACAGCACATTATAGAAATTCACCTGATGACCTGATGATCTTAGGAGACCTACATTATCAGCGAATATTCACTAATAACGGGATCGGTGTGGCTCAAATAGTAGAAGAAGGTAATTTGTCACAATCAGAGATCAATACGTTCTTGAGCGGTGGAGAAAGCTCGGGAGACTTGATACCTCAAAGACTTATAAAATACGATAGGTTAGTCGATTTCGGTGCATTAAAAGGCTGGCGGGTTATGAGGATAGCGGTACACCCTGAATATCAGGGTAAAGGATATGGGTCCAGATTACTTGACCACATACTCCGTAGGGCTGAAGGGGAGGGACTAGATTGGGTAGGTTCATCATTCTCTTCTGACATTAGGGTGATCCAATTCTGGGTTAAAAACGGGTTTATACCAGTTCATTTATCCTCTAGAAAAAACGAAGGTCTAAACGGTTATTCGATAATAGTTATCAAGCCGTTATCGGAGTTAGCGAGTAAGATATCGGGTAGGGCATCAGAATTATTGAGAGAGAAAATACTTAGGACCTCGCATCAAGTATATTTTAATGTAAACCCATTAACTTTAGATACTATCCTCAGGTCTTTGCCAGTTAAAGATACTTCTGGCGAGCCATTACCTGAAGAGTATAAGTCCAAGTTAGAGGCTTATCTAAGCGGTTATTTACCCTATAACGCAGTGGCGGATGCCGTACATTATGTATTATATAAATACTTTACATACTCACGTGAGCGGTTCCTTGATCAGATAGAAGAAGCAGTTTTAATAAGTAGAACTTTACAGGGAAAAAGTTGGTATCATATATCTCTTTACCTAGATATAAAGCCCCGTATAGCGGAAGAATATATGAGAAGTGCTTTAGTTAAGTTATTAGGGAAAATGTGA